The following DNA comes from Capsicum annuum cultivar UCD-10X-F1 chromosome 7, UCD10Xv1.1, whole genome shotgun sequence.
gtacactctatcctcccagACCCCATCTATGGGATTTCACGGGGTACGTTGTTGTAGTTGTTAGTGACTTTGAGTTGCCAGCCTCTGGAGTTTGTGATTTGCTAACAAATATATGGTTTTCAATCCGTACATATATTGATAGACAGTATATCTAAGCAGAACTATCCTGGAAAATCGAGTTATATTCGCTGGGATTACTCTACTGTAACAGTAGCTAGTATTTATACATTATAAGTTAGTAATTTTGTTTCTGCCCTGCAGCATCCAGTACAGTGCTTCTGAATTACCCATCTTCCCATTTGCTGGAGTTCATGTTCTGGGAATCACGTAGCTGCTAGATAAGATCTAATACGTGTCTTCACAACTAATTAATCAAGTAAAAGAGTACTAAACCTCCACAACATAGAGTAATAGCATATATTCCTTAATTCTAAACATACATGAAGCACTATTTACCTTTGAAAATAATGTCAGAAGTATTGTCAAATAGAAATTGgtaatatataaaaaatgttttggaaattttttttctcaatgcCTGGGACTTGGGACTATAGAAGTTTAAAGTAATGTATGGAGATTTAAATAGCCTGATAAAACATTCGACTAACGGAGTGCAGTGTTTATTCATATACTGTATCAGTATACCTTCTTCTGCCCAATGGAGAGTGGAAGCCCTTTAAGTTGCTGGTGTGTGGGGCCGAGTGTATAGAAGTATGGAAGTATGCAGGCCATGGTGATTATCACTTGGTCTAAGCTGTTGGCTATGTGTGCTCTGGCAGGCTTTGCAGTTTAAGGAAATGTATTATCAAAATTTTGGGGCTCATATGGGTTATGGGTGAGTTAATTCGGTAGACGAGCTGGGTGGTAAAgttgtatcttctttttctttttacatatTTCTTTTTGGAAGTCGTATTGGCCATTGTTACAGTTAGAGTTGTATCTAGTCATTATCTGGTATACGTACACTTGATAGATAGACCACTTACATTTGTTGCTTGTGTCATTGGTGACAGGTAAATACAGAAAGGGCTATTAGGCATGCGATTCAAGAACGTATTCCGATTGTTCTTGTGATCAATAAGGTATCTTGTCTATCACATAAAACCCATGAAGAGTCTAGTAGTGTTGAGACACATATTTTTACCTCTAATAATTTTTCTTGTCCTTTTAGGTTGACAGATTGATAACTGAGCTTAAGCTGCCTCCAAAGGATGCCTACTTCAAATTAAAGCACATAATTGAATCTGTCAACAATCAAATTACAGCTGCCTCATCCACAGCTGGAAATGCACAAGTGATTGATCCTGCTTTGGGAAATGTCTGCTTTGCAAGTGCAACAGCAGGATGGTCATTCACTCTGCAGTCATTTGCCAAACTGTATGTAAAGCTCCACGGAGTTGCATTTGATGCCAACAAGTTTGCTTCACGGCTTTGGGGGGACTTCTACTTTGATCCTGATACAAGAGGTTTCAAGAAGAAACCGCCTGCGAGTGGGGTCGAAAGATCATTTGTGCAGTTTGTCCTTGAACCTCTTTACAAAATCTATAGCCAAGTGATTGGAGAGCACAAGAAGAGTGTTGAAGCAACCCTGGCAGAACTGGGCGTGACCCTAAGCAATGCAGCTTATCGTCTAAATGTAAGGCCTCTGCTGAGGCTGGCTTGCAGTGCCGTTTTTGGAACTGCCACTGGGTTTACTGACATGTTGGTTCATCACATTCCATCTGCTAAAGCTGCTGCAGCTAGGAAAGTGGAACACATATACACGGGTCCAAAGGATTCAGTAATTTACAAAGCAATGGAAAATTGTGATTCCACTGGCCCTTTGATGGTTAATGTGACGAAGCTATATCCGAAACCAGATTGTAGTGTTTTTGATGCTTTTGGTAGGGTTTACAGCGGCGAAATAATGACAGGGCAGACAGTACGCGTTTTGGGTGAGGGCTATTCAcctgatgatgaagaagatatgaCTGTCAAAGAAGTTACAAAACTGTGGGTATATCAAGCTAGATACAGGATACCCATAAGTAAGGCTCCTCCAGGTGCCTGGGTTCTGATAGAAGGAGTGGATGCTTCAATCATGAAAACTGCTACTCTTTGTAATTTGGAATTTGACGAGGATGTGTTCATATTTCGCCCTCTTCAGTTCAATACTCTTCCAGTGGTGAAGACGGCAACTGAGCCTTTGAATCCTAGTGAATTGCCCAAAATGGTGGAGGGGCTTAGGAAAATCAGCAAGAGTTATCCTCTTGCGATCACAAAGGTTGAAGAGTCCGGTGAACACACAATATTAGGTACTGGCGAATTGTACCTAGATTCCATAATGAAGGACCTTAGGGAGCTTTACTCCGAAGTGGAAGTGAAGGTTCTTTTATAACTTTCTCCTCTGTACTTACCTTTGTCTGTTCTTTACATGTTACAGGGAAAATACAAACTTTATTCATATTAAGGACTCTTCTGTCGAACCTTACTGATCTTGAGGTTCTTTTTCATTGTGTGCACAATATTCAGGTGGCTGATCCAGTTGTATCATTCTGTGAAACTGTGGTGGAGTCTTCTTCAATGAAATGTTTTGCTGAAACacctaacaagaaaaataaaatcaccaTGGTGAGTCGgttatagttatatttttttttaaaatctgtaCAAGCTGTGAAAATTGCTGTCCTCCTTGCTTACTTATATTGCTTGTAGATTGCTGAACCACTGGAGAGAGGACTTGCTGAGGACATCGAGAATGGTATCGTCAGCATAGATTGGCCTAGAAAGAGACTAGGTGATTTTTTCCAAACCAAATACGACTGGGATCTGCTTGCTGCACGGTCTATTTGGGCATTTGGACCCGATAAACAGGTGAGTTGTTACATAGTTTCGGTCATCACTTAGTTGTTTTGGATTTCTGCTAATGGATTGCTTCTGCTGTTTAGGTGAACAACTTCTCTTTTGACACTTCAAATATATTTGCAGGGGCCTAACATCTTATTGGATGATACCCTCTCAACCGAAGTGGACAAAAGTTTGTTGAATGCAGTTAAAGATTCTATTGTTCAGGGGTAAGTTGAATTTCTCAGTTTTGTGATTTTCCCCGCCCCAGATGATGGACtaacaaaatcaacaaaatctCAACAGGTTTCAATGGGGAGCTCGAGAAGGACCCCTCTGCGATGAGCCCATTAGAAATGTTAAATTCAAGATAGTGGATGCAAAGATTGCACCGGAGCCATTGCATCGTGGAACGGGTCAGATTATTCCAACTGCACGACGTGTAGCCTACTCTGCTTTCCTTATGGCAACACCCAGACTTATGGAACCTGTGTATTATGTGGAGGTATCCTGTTTAGCTTTAgttcttttttttgggggggtagTGTTTTCGTGATAAATTGTTTGTTAAGCTCTTTGCATCACCATGTAAGAAAATAAGGGGGAGGGCTTTAGAACTGGACCTATGAGCTTTGTAAAACACATTATTGTACTTATTAGAGCTGCTAGGCCCATATGTATGTCAAGAAAACAGTTTATTAAGTTCTTTGAATCACCATGTAGGAGAATAAGGGGTGAGAGGTTCAGCGCTAGACATATGGGCTGACTAAAACACATCATTTTACTTGTTAGAGCTGCCTCTATGAcatatatattaagaaaaaagttTACAGTGGAACTGTTTTCCACAACAGGATATTAGTGATGCTCCTGCTTGGTTTATACTATGTTCAAATTGACAAGAAAAGTAAAATTGTTGAGCGTTGGTTAGGTTCTCAATTATTTACAGAAATAGGAACCTAATATTTTCACCAAATTTTGTTTAAAGATGTTTTCTTATGTCAAACTAGAGCTAACTTTCTGGTGTCTTGCTTCAGATCCAAACACCCATGGATTGTCTCTCTGCTATATACACCGTCTTGTCTCGCAGGCGTGGACATGTTACTGCTGATGTTCCTCAACCTGGGACCCCTGCCTACATTGTCAAGGTTTGATTTCAAATATTGATAGAACCTTCGATTATTGATACAATGTTTTCATGTTTTAGCATCAGGTTTCTCACATGCACATCTCTTCTTTGTCCAGGCATTTTTACCCATTATTGAGTCCTTTGGTTTTGAAACGGACTTGAGGTATCACACCCAAGGGCAGGCGTTTTGTCTTTCAGTGTTTGATCATTGGGCTATTGTCCCTGGGGATCCTCTTGACAAGAGCATTGTCCTGCGACCACTGGAGCCTGCCCCAATTCAGCATCTGGCTCGTGAGTTCATGGTCAAGACAAGGCGTAGAAAGGTATACATTATTGCAGAGTTAAATTGAGTTTTGGAAGAAGTTATTTACCCTTCAGGTTTCTGGAACAACACCTGATTTGATAAATCTCTCCCTTTTCTTTCTAGGGAATGAGTGAAGACGTGAGCATCAACAAGTTTTTTGACGAGGCTATGATGGTGGAGCTTGCGCAACAGGATGCTGATCTTCACCTGCAGATGATGTAGATATAAGTTGAGATGGTTCTGTGTTTGCACTTAGGCGTATTCCTTTGTAAGTCCTGTTGTCAACAGCCTTTTGAAAGGTATTAGATCATTGATCCTCCTTGAACCACTATGTGGCACTAGTCCAGATCATGAATGTTTCTTACCTCATTCACCTCCTTGAGCTCGTCCATTTGTTGGGTGATCCCTTGCTATCATTCCGAGTGTTTTGAGTCGGTTTCTTCTATCAAAGAGTAGATTCTGGCATTGAGAATGTGTTTCAGTATGCTCAAGTGTTCCAAGTGTAGTTAATGAATGTGCGTCAGTTCAAATTCTTACTTTATCCTCGTTTTGCATCTTCTTTGGATTCTATATAAACTTACTAAAGCTTGAGCTCGTTGTCCACGGTGCTAGAATGTCGTCTCTTTATACGTATCTGTTTTAGGTGAGTTCTATGTAGTCGAGCCTCATAGTAACGTTAAAGTTGTTTTCCTTTGACTATAGGTCACAGGTTTGAGCTATAGAATCAGCCATTGACACTTGCAATTGGTTTAGATGACCCTTTTCTTAGGTGAATTTTGTAGCATTTGATCCCAGTTTTAGAGGATGAGAGTTTCATACCCTGAATTGTTTTCAGTTTAATTACATTGACATCTGGATTCTTTCTTCGAATTGTGTGAATTAATCTAAGAAAAGTTCAAATTTCAATGATGGAgtgctattttatttatttaaaaattgtttgTTGTCGAGAATAAGATGTTTCTTTATTTGGTACAAATTACAATTGGAAATTaagcaaaattttcaaaatcattcaaggGCTACATGGTTCCAACGTCCCACATAATAATTTTGATGTTGATCCAATCCAAGAAGAGATTGATGCTCGTTGTAAGTGCTTTATGCACCACTATTAGAAggtataataaataaagatatttataCTCTTTAACGTTTGAGTGTGTTGAGTAGGCacaaacttgtataaagttgaacgaGTAAATACGCGTCCTGCATGtcgtaattaaaattaatttgagtGTGTCTCACGCGAGTTGCCACGTATGTCTGGCTTGTACACATTCAAAGTCTAGTGCCCACATGACTTCACCTATAAAGCGATGGCCCCATTTTTTACATGGTGACGAATGCTGGCCTTTAGTAATTGACTCATCACTTATGTGCTTGGTAAGGACAACATACGTTTTCTTACTGTTTTAAATAATAGTATGCTCTCAAAAATAATGTCTAACCCACGGCAGAGCGTAGTTACACCGCCCCCTAAATCGAAACTATCAAAACCACCAGACCAACCAACCAGCATGGAGGAAGTCCCAACTGTACCACCAGAGGAACCCAGAACCAGCTTCAATCAGCCTTGCTTATGCCAAGCCCACACAATCATCAAGCGAGATGGCAATCGATCCAGATGAAGAAACGATAATGCTATCAGAGGAAAACAAATTACGGATCTACCAACGACAACATGCGATTATCATAAAgctatttggaaaaaaattagcCCACGCATACCTTAAGAACAAGTTGCAAGACATGTGGAAGCCCTCTGAACCTCTTTTAACGCTTATCGATCTTGGGCACAACTATTAcacaacaaaatttaaaaaaaatggaacACACTCAAAGAGTCCTACATGGAGGGCCCTGGTTTGTCACTGAAAATTTTCTATCTATAAAAACATGTGAACCAAATTTTATCCCTGAAAAAACAAAGCTAACGCACACAGCGATCTGGGTAAGACTACCGCAATTGCCCACAGAATTCTATGATAGAATCATCCTAGAAAAAATTGGTAGGAAATTGGAACAACTACTCAAGATTGATACGTGCACGTCAGCTACACTCAGAGGGAGATATACTAGGATATGCATACAAATCCCATTGAAAGTTCCTGTTAAAGCGAAAGTCAAAATTGGTACCCACATAGAGAAGGTGGTCTACGAGGGGGAGGGAGTGCTATGCATTGCATGTGGGAGAATTGGATACACAATCAAAAACTGCTCTCACATCATAACAATTATTGCCCCATCCACCACCACCCCGCAACCCCAAGTCCGTGAGAAACACAAGAATGAAGAAGATGAATGGCAATTGGTAACCTTTCCAAAGAGGTGGCAACAACCCAGGAAAGACAAGGAACAAATGACCCAACAGAGGGCCCATTCTCAGGCAACCAACACAGAAAAACCACCAGGTATGTTACCCAAATCTCCAACAAATCCCATGGATCTGAACGGACAAACATTCGGCCCATTTTTCAATACCTTTGCTGGTAATGGGAATAATTCTAATGGAAAAAATGGGTCCACTCACAACGGACCCACCCGGCCCACCAACTCAACAAATCACTCCAAAAATAACTCTAATTCCCCTTCCCCAAAAGAACTAATAATATAAATTACTCTAGCAAAAAGGATAATAAAGGAAAGGCTGCCATATCTGCTTCCATTAATTACTTTGGCGGCAGCTCCTCAAAAACCAAAGAAATTAATAAAACCCCCATCCACGCCCCTCCTCCGGGGGAACCTATGGAGAGCCCCATGGCCACCTCTCCGAGAAACACCAGCTTCGTCCCCCATGCAAGTAATCATCACGTTGAGAAGGCTGAAAAGACCCCAAGAGTCACATCCACTAACTCTTCAGCTAACCTCTTATTAATTAATTCACCATGCCCAGAGACTCACTCCTCTCCCAAAAGTTCTCCAATCTCTGCAACCAAGCTCACTCCAAATGGAAAACCCTCTAACGTCCCAACCAGCTTCGATTGAGCCCCTCTTCTATGTCACCACTCCAACACAATCGGACCGGAATCCAACGTCGTGGATGGAGATGACACTCGAGGGAAAATAGTTGCAACTGGAGCTAAAAATAGTCAACCAACCTGTAACCCTGATAATCAACGATCCATCCTATCTTGCTCTAATAGCACAGGAGATCATGGACCAAGCGGTGAAACAAATGGGATCGGAGCTCTAGCAACAGTCCATGCTAGCAACTCAGCTACCACATCTTCAAGGAATTTCCTCAATGGGGGAGCTGAACATTCTCATGAAGAGTATGTTCTAAACACTACCAATCTATCCAACCTCACCATATCTCAAGGCCAACCAATCACCGACCTTTACTCAATGGACCCCCCTCCCCACATACTGTCCCTGACAACACTACAGGGGGAAGAAGGCCAAGGCCAAAGAAGCAAGTCCATACTCGAAGCTCTCAAACAGAGCAACTAGGAAATGGAGTCA
Coding sequences within:
- the LOC107877688 gene encoding 110 kDa U5 small nuclear ribonucleoprotein component CLO, which translates into the protein MDDSLYDEFGNYIGPEIESDQESDREEEDDELPDRSDEERAASDDEQQPGASNGWLATQDDIDMDNQVVLAEDKKYYPTAEEVYGEEVETLVMDEDEQPLEMPIIKPVKNLKFELGVKDSSTYVSTQFLLGLMSNPSLVRNVALVGHIHHGKTLFMDMLVEQTHHISTFDQNSEKHMRYTDTRIDEQERRISIKSVPMSLVLEDSNSKSYLCNIMDAPGHVNFSDEMTAALRLADGAVLIVDAVEGVMVNTERAIRHAIQERIPIVLVINKVDRLITELKLPPKDAYFKLKHIIESVNNQITAASSTAGNAQVIDPALGNVCFASATAGWSFTLQSFAKLYVKLHGVAFDANKFASRLWGDFYFDPDTRGFKKKPPASGVERSFVQFVLEPLYKIYSQVIGEHKKSVEATLAELGVTLSNAAYRLNVRPLLRLACSAVFGTATGFTDMLVHHIPSAKAAAARKVEHIYTGPKDSVIYKAMENCDSTGPLMVNVTKLYPKPDCSVFDAFGRVYSGEIMTGQTVRVLGEGYSPDDEEDMTVKEVTKLWVYQARYRIPISKAPPGAWVLIEGVDASIMKTATLCNLEFDEDVFIFRPLQFNTLPVVKTATEPLNPSELPKMVEGLRKISKSYPLAITKVEESGEHTILGTGELYLDSIMKDLRELYSEVEVKVADPVVSFCETVVESSSMKCFAETPNKKNKITMIAEPLERGLAEDIENGIVSIDWPRKRLGDFFQTKYDWDLLAARSIWAFGPDKQGPNILLDDTLSTEVDKSLLNAVKDSIVQGFQWGAREGPLCDEPIRNVKFKIVDAKIAPEPLHRGTGQIIPTARRVAYSAFLMATPRLMEPVYYVEIQTPMDCLSAIYTVLSRRRGHVTADVPQPGTPAYIVKAFLPIIESFGFETDLRYHTQGQAFCLSVFDHWAIVPGDPLDKSIVLRPLEPAPIQHLAREFMVKTRRRKGMSEDVSINKFFDEAMMVELAQQDADLHLQMM
- the LOC107877690 gene encoding uncharacterized protein LOC107877690 isoform X1 → MEHTQRVLHGGPWFVTENFLSIKTCEPNFIPEKTKLTHTAIWVRLPQLPTEFYDRIILEKIGRKLEQLLKIDTCTSATLRGRYTRICIQIPLKVPVKAKVKIGTHIEKVVYEGEGVLCIACGRIGYTIKNCSHIITIIAPSTTTPQPQVREKHKNEEDEWQLVTFPKRWQQPRKDKEQMTQQRAHSQATNTEKPPDP